In Candidatus Promineifilum breve, one genomic interval encodes:
- a CDS encoding pyridoxal-phosphate dependent enzyme: MSYLPRATRPAPSLAVAQRSLGDPSLRYPLWPPLLEGCPQTSTADLQYPLVLEYDYAAAPPDFFGRDPFAGIWRWAELLPPLAPGLSMGEGGTPLVAAPHLAEWAGFDGEVYIKDESRNPTGSHKDRLNLCAVSSAVLSGAPGIAVASSGNHGAAAAAYAARAGLPCVLFITEGTEPHLLRMVAAYGAAIVPLPRPLRRVLMAELVHRAGYMPVSSITATHTGHPFGPEGYKTIAWELYRQLGDRLPAAVFVPTAYAELLYGVWLGFKDLQRVAGVGPPPQLIACEPAAGAPLRAALAAGRPVVQVDEAPTAAYSIVVGANSYRGVLAVQESEGEALALTDTEIAAAQTALGREGLWAEFSGAAGAAGLRQAAAAGLRFDGPVVCLMTSSGFKDQGLPAPTLPPVAPTWEAVKRTLHEVYNLSV; this comes from the coding sequence ATGAGCTATCTACCCCGCGCCACCCGGCCCGCGCCATCGCTGGCCGTCGCCCAACGCTCGCTCGGCGACCCGTCGCTGCGCTATCCGCTCTGGCCGCCGCTGCTGGAGGGCTGCCCGCAAACGAGCACGGCCGATCTGCAATACCCCCTGGTGTTGGAATACGACTATGCCGCCGCGCCGCCCGATTTCTTCGGCCGCGACCCCTTCGCCGGCATATGGCGTTGGGCGGAGTTGTTGCCGCCGCTGGCCCCCGGCCTGTCGATGGGCGAGGGGGGCACGCCGCTGGTGGCCGCGCCACATCTGGCCGAATGGGCCGGCTTCGACGGCGAGGTTTACATAAAGGATGAAAGCCGCAATCCGACCGGCAGCCACAAGGATCGCCTGAACCTGTGCGCGGTCAGTTCGGCCGTGCTCAGCGGCGCGCCGGGCATCGCCGTGGCCTCGTCGGGCAACCACGGCGCGGCGGCGGCGGCCTATGCTGCCCGCGCCGGGCTGCCCTGCGTGTTGTTCATCACCGAGGGCACCGAGCCGCATCTGCTGCGCATGGTGGCCGCCTATGGCGCGGCCATCGTGCCGTTGCCCCGGCCATTGCGGCGCGTCCTCATGGCTGAACTCGTCCACCGGGCGGGCTACATGCCCGTTAGCAGCATCACCGCCACCCACACCGGCCACCCCTTCGGCCCGGAGGGGTACAAGACCATCGCCTGGGAGCTTTACCGGCAGTTGGGCGACCGGCTGCCGGCGGCCGTCTTCGTGCCCACGGCCTACGCCGAGCTACTCTACGGCGTCTGGCTGGGCTTCAAGGATTTGCAGCGCGTGGCCGGGGTGGGGCCGCCGCCGCAACTGATCGCCTGCGAACCGGCGGCGGGCGCGCCATTGCGGGCGGCATTGGCCGCCGGGCGGCCGGTGGTGCAGGTCGATGAAGCCCCGACCGCCGCCTATAGCATCGTCGTCGGGGCCAACAGCTATCGCGGCGTGCTGGCCGTGCAGGAGAGCGAAGGGGAGGCGCTGGCCCTGACCGATACCGAAATCGCCGCCGCGCAGACGGCGCTGGGGCGCGAGGGGCTATGGGCCGAATTCTCCGGCGCGGCCGGGGCAGCGGGCTTGCGCCAGGCGGCCGCGGCCGGTCTGCGCTTCGATGGCCCGGTGGTCTGCCTGATGACTTCCTCCGGCTTCAAGGATCAGGGCTTGCCCGCGCCGACCCTGCCGCCCGTGGCCCCCACCTGGGAAGCTGTTAAGCGAACACTTCACGAGGTCTATAACCTCTCAGTTTAA
- a CDS encoding ATP-binding cassette domain-containing protein has translation MAQEFIELHGARENNLKNVSLRIPKRKITIFTGVSGSGKSSIVFDTIASEAQRQLYENFSMFVRNFLPRYAQPDADSIENLSMPIVVDQKRLGGGSHSTVGTITDIYTVLRLLFSKIGRPAVGHYNVFSFNDPQGMCPECNGIGRKLGVDLDKFLDTSKSINEGAILFAAYAVNSWDWSLLTQGGLFDADKKLAEYSEEELERLLYSPPYKVQSDFRGRPINITLEGIISKFTRKYITSDLKAYSERTQKQVEPYITTGPCRTCKGARLNQTILSCQINGANIAEMAAMEVGDLVHIVRAIDDPAAQSMVALLGERLQHLVDIGLEYLSLNRETDTLSGGESQRVKIVKHLSSSLSDVMYIFDEPSVGLHPRDVHRLNELLQKLRDKGNTVIVVEHDPQVITVADHIVDVGPLAGTHGGTIVYEGAVAGLLHADTITGRHMQHGMHLKDTFRTPSGRLAIRNAKVNNLQNLNVAIPTGVLTVVTGVAGSGKSSLINETFLRQHPGAIVIDQSEVGANSRSTPATYTGVMDEIRKEFAKANNVSNSLFSFNSQGACENCHGLGVVYISLAFLDEAKTQCEVCEGRRFKDEVLEYKLNGRSIADVLRMTVEEALQYFTNRKIVHTLQAMSDVGLDYLSLGQPLSTLSGGECQRIKLAGELHKGGTVYVMDEPTTGLHMSDIGHLLAVINRIVDNGNTVIVIEHNLDIIKNADWIIDMGPEGGHKGGLILFEGPPQELLNVETSYTAQYLRREQQPA, from the coding sequence ATGGCTCAAGAATTCATTGAATTGCATGGCGCGCGCGAGAACAACCTCAAAAATGTCTCGTTGCGGATTCCGAAACGCAAGATCACGATTTTCACCGGCGTGTCCGGTTCGGGTAAATCCTCCATTGTCTTCGACACGATTGCCTCCGAGGCGCAACGTCAACTGTATGAAAATTTCAGCATGTTCGTGCGCAACTTCCTGCCCCGCTATGCCCAGCCGGACGCCGATTCAATTGAAAATCTGAGTATGCCGATTGTCGTCGACCAAAAACGGTTGGGCGGCGGCTCACACTCGACCGTCGGCACCATCACCGACATCTACACCGTCTTGCGTCTGCTCTTCTCGAAGATCGGCCGGCCCGCCGTCGGGCATTACAACGTCTTCTCATTCAATGACCCGCAGGGCATGTGCCCGGAATGCAACGGGATCGGGCGCAAACTAGGGGTCGATCTGGACAAATTTCTCGACACTTCTAAATCAATCAATGAGGGAGCGATATTGTTCGCCGCCTATGCCGTGAATAGTTGGGATTGGAGCTTACTGACCCAAGGCGGTTTGTTCGACGCGGACAAAAAACTGGCCGAATACAGCGAGGAAGAGTTGGAACGCCTGCTGTATAGCCCGCCTTATAAAGTGCAATCGGACTTCCGCGGCCGACCGATCAATATCACCCTGGAAGGCATCATCAGCAAATTTACGCGCAAATATATTACCAGCGACCTCAAAGCGTATTCCGAGCGCACCCAAAAACAGGTCGAACCCTACATCACCACCGGCCCTTGCCGTACCTGCAAGGGGGCGCGCCTGAACCAAACCATCCTCAGCTGCCAGATCAACGGCGCCAACATCGCCGAAATGGCGGCGATGGAAGTGGGCGACCTGGTTCACATCGTCCGCGCCATTGACGATCCGGCGGCCCAATCGATGGTGGCGCTATTGGGCGAACGGCTACAACACCTGGTTGACATCGGCCTGGAATATCTCAGCCTGAACCGCGAGACCGATACCCTGTCCGGCGGCGAATCGCAACGGGTCAAGATCGTCAAGCACCTCAGCAGCAGCCTGAGTGATGTGATGTATATCTTCGATGAACCGAGCGTCGGCTTGCATCCGCGGGACGTCCACCGGCTCAATGAACTGCTGCAAAAATTGCGCGACAAGGGCAACACGGTCATCGTGGTTGAGCACGACCCCCAGGTCATCACCGTGGCCGACCACATCGTGGACGTTGGCCCGCTGGCCGGCACGCATGGCGGCACCATCGTCTACGAAGGGGCCGTCGCTGGGCTGCTGCACGCCGATACGATTACCGGCCGGCACATGCAACATGGGATGCATCTCAAGGATACCTTCCGCACACCGAGCGGCCGCCTCGCCATCAGAAACGCCAAAGTCAACAACCTGCAAAATCTGAACGTCGCTATTCCCACCGGCGTGCTCACTGTCGTCACCGGCGTCGCCGGGTCGGGCAAAAGCTCGCTGATCAACGAAACCTTCCTGCGCCAACATCCCGGCGCGATTGTGATCGACCAATCGGAGGTGGGGGCCAATAGCCGCTCCACCCCGGCCACCTACACCGGGGTCATGGACGAAATCCGCAAAGAGTTCGCCAAAGCCAACAATGTCAGCAACTCTCTCTTCAGCTTCAACTCGCAGGGCGCGTGTGAGAATTGCCACGGCCTGGGCGTGGTCTACATCTCGCTGGCCTTTCTGGACGAGGCCAAAACCCAATGTGAGGTCTGCGAAGGCCGGCGCTTTAAGGATGAGGTATTGGAATACAAGCTCAATGGCCGGTCGATCGCCGACGTGCTGCGCATGACCGTCGAAGAGGCGCTGCAATACTTCACCAACCGCAAGATCGTCCACACCCTCCAGGCGATGAGCGACGTGGGGCTGGATTATCTCTCGCTGGGGCAACCGCTCAGCACGTTGTCGGGCGGTGAATGCCAACGCATCAAGTTAGCCGGGGAATTGCACAAAGGCGGCACGGTCTACGTCATGGATGAGCCGACGACGGGCTTGCATATGTCCGACATCGGTCACCTGCTGGCGGTCATCAACCGCATTGTTGACAACGGCAATACGGTGATCGTCATCGAGCACAATCTGGACATCATCAAGAATGCCGATTGGATCATCGACATGGGGCCGGAGGGTGGTCACAAGGGTGGGTTAATCCTGTTTGAAGGCCCACCCCAGGAGCTGCTGAACGTCGAAACGTCGTATACGGCGCAATATCTCCGCCGCGAACAGCAACCGGCATAG
- a CDS encoding SDR family oxidoreductase: protein MKVLFIGGSGIISSACTALAVERGIDLYLLNRGRTATRPIPAAAHILNGDIRDPASAAAALGDHHFDVVVDWIAFTPDHIATDLALLRGRVGQFVFISSASAYQKPPARLPITEATPLDNPFWQYSRNKIACEELLLAAHRDGDLPVTIVRPSHTYDRTLLPFHGGYSALDRLRRGKPLLVHGDGTSLWTLTHHRDFARAFLGLLGEPRALGEAYHITGDEWLSWNDIARQLAAAAGVEPHIVHVPSDTVARFDPGWGDSLLGDKSHCSIFDNSKIRTIVPDFRAEIPFAEGAREIVAWYDAHPERQTVDAAFEALTDRIIAAQLAARPA, encoded by the coding sequence TTGAAAGTGCTATTTATCGGCGGCAGCGGCATCATCAGTTCGGCCTGCACGGCGCTGGCCGTGGAGCGCGGCATCGATCTCTATCTGCTCAACCGTGGCCGGACGGCCACGCGCCCCATCCCCGCCGCGGCCCATATCCTGAACGGCGACATCCGCGACCCCGCTTCGGCCGCCGCCGCGCTGGGCGACCACCATTTTGACGTGGTGGTCGACTGGATCGCCTTCACGCCCGACCACATCGCCACCGATCTGGCCCTGTTGCGCGGTCGGGTGGGGCAATTCGTCTTCATCAGTTCCGCCTCGGCCTACCAGAAGCCGCCGGCGCGCCTGCCCATCACCGAGGCAACGCCGCTCGATAACCCGTTCTGGCAGTACTCACGCAACAAGATCGCCTGCGAGGAGCTGCTGCTGGCCGCGCACCGGGATGGGGACTTGCCCGTCACCATCGTGCGGCCGTCCCACACCTACGACCGCACGCTGCTGCCCTTCCACGGTGGCTACAGCGCCCTCGACCGGCTGCGGCGCGGCAAGCCTCTCCTCGTCCACGGCGACGGCACGTCCTTGTGGACGCTGACCCACCACCGCGACTTCGCCCGCGCCTTTCTGGGGCTGCTGGGGGAGCCGCGCGCGCTGGGCGAGGCGTATCACATCACCGGCGATGAATGGCTGTCGTGGAATGACATCGCCCGCCAACTGGCCGCCGCCGCCGGCGTGGAACCCCACATCGTCCACGTGCCCTCCGACACGGTGGCCCGCTTTGACCCCGGTTGGGGCGATAGCCTGTTGGGCGACAAATCCCATTGCTCTATCTTCGACAACAGCAAAATCCGGACCATCGTGCCCGACTTCCGGGCCGAAATCCCCTTCGCCGAGGGCGCACGGGAGATCGTCGCCTGGTACGACGCTCACCCCGAGCGGCAGACGGTCGATGCCGCGTTCGAGGCCCTGACCGACCGCATCATCGCCGCCCAATTGGCCGCCCGGCCCGCATAA
- the mutS gene encoding DNA mismatch repair protein MutS, which translates to MSAEHVTPSRQQYLDVRAQHPDAIVFFRMGDFYETFDDDAATVARELDLVLTSRPMGKENRVPMAGVPHHAAENYIARLIAKGYKIALCEQVSTQLVNGLMPREVVRVFTAGTVVEAGMLEAGRNNYLAAVVLDDGRAGLAYADITTGEFAAGQLPDLRALAGELARLAPVELLVAEEMAVDFAAVKTISRLPARRFDLGLARQTLLRHFGVTTLDAFGIEHKPLATRAAGAMLHYLQETQRGSVGQMQRLTTYTTDGYMALSEATRRNLELTESDTNGRDGTLLSILNKTVTAMGARLLRQRLTQPLLNRDAIDRRLDQVETLAGNARLRAELRAALKGLPDLERLINRVLGGRATPRDVEQIGLGLAAVGRVRGLITDVPALSAAEARLDPCAEVVATIGRALRDDPPANVNRSGFIRPGFSAELDGVVNTSAHAREWVAELEPRERERTGIPSLKVGFNKVFGYYLEVTHANTKLVPGDFIRKQTLTNAERYITPELKEYETLILNAEERILQIERRLFAELTQFVGGFGERVLATAAALAELDVAAALAEVAALNAYVRPVLTDGIGLHIENGRHPVVEGALGRGGVAGAPRGARFVPNDAHFDDASLIQIITGPNMSGKSTYLRQVALIALMAQIGSFVPASSATIGLVDRIFTRIGAHDELHAGRSTFMVEMVETAEILHHATHRSLLILDEIGRGTSTYDGMSLAWAIVEFLHNHPRLNPRTLFATHYHELIGLADLLPNVANYNVDVAEEGGEVTFLHRIVPGGADRSYGIHVAQLAGLPRDVILRANEILKDLERHAPTAAVEPSRLSTGQQIALFPESSPILDELAALDVNALTPLQAINKLYEWKQRYTSKEM; encoded by the coding sequence ATGTCGGCCGAACACGTCACCCCTAGCCGCCAGCAATACCTCGATGTGCGCGCCCAGCACCCGGACGCCATCGTCTTCTTTCGCATGGGCGACTTCTACGAGACGTTCGACGACGACGCCGCCACCGTGGCCCGCGAGCTTGATCTGGTGCTGACCAGCCGGCCGATGGGCAAGGAAAACCGCGTGCCCATGGCCGGCGTGCCCCACCACGCCGCCGAAAACTACATCGCCCGCCTCATCGCCAAGGGGTACAAGATCGCCCTGTGCGAGCAGGTCAGCACCCAGTTGGTCAACGGCCTGATGCCGCGCGAAGTGGTGCGCGTCTTCACCGCCGGCACGGTGGTCGAGGCCGGGATGCTGGAGGCCGGGCGCAACAACTATCTGGCCGCCGTCGTGCTGGACGACGGCCGCGCCGGGCTGGCCTACGCCGACATCACCACCGGCGAATTTGCCGCCGGCCAACTGCCCGATCTGCGCGCCCTGGCCGGCGAATTGGCCCGCCTGGCCCCGGTCGAGCTATTGGTGGCCGAGGAAATGGCCGTCGATTTTGCCGCCGTCAAGACCATCAGCCGGCTGCCCGCCCGCCGCTTCGACCTGGGGCTGGCCCGCCAGACGCTGCTGCGCCACTTCGGCGTGACCACACTCGACGCCTTCGGCATCGAGCACAAGCCGCTGGCGACCCGCGCCGCCGGGGCCATGCTCCACTACCTGCAAGAGACGCAACGCGGCAGCGTGGGCCAGATGCAACGGCTGACGACCTACACCACCGACGGCTACATGGCCCTCAGCGAGGCCACGCGGCGCAACCTGGAACTGACCGAGAGCGACACCAACGGCCGCGACGGGACGCTGCTGTCCATCCTGAACAAGACGGTGACGGCGATGGGCGCGCGGCTGCTACGCCAACGCCTGACGCAACCCCTATTGAATCGTGATGCGATCGACCGGCGGCTCGATCAGGTAGAGACGTTGGCCGGCAACGCCCGGCTGCGGGCCGAGTTGCGGGCGGCGCTGAAGGGCTTGCCCGACCTGGAGCGGCTGATCAACCGCGTGCTGGGCGGCCGGGCCACGCCGCGCGACGTGGAACAGATCGGTTTGGGGCTGGCGGCTGTCGGCCGCGTCCGTGGTCTTATTACCGATGTCCCGGCCCTCAGCGCGGCCGAGGCCCGCCTCGACCCGTGCGCCGAGGTCGTGGCGACGATTGGCCGGGCGCTGCGCGACGATCCCCCGGCCAACGTGAACCGCAGCGGCTTCATTCGTCCCGGTTTTTCAGCCGAACTAGATGGCGTGGTCAACACCTCGGCCCACGCCCGCGAATGGGTGGCCGAACTGGAGCCGCGCGAACGGGAGCGGACGGGCATCCCGTCGCTCAAGGTCGGCTTCAACAAGGTTTTCGGCTACTACCTGGAAGTGACCCACGCCAACACCAAGCTCGTGCCCGGCGATTTCATCCGCAAGCAAACGCTGACCAACGCCGAGCGCTACATCACGCCCGAACTGAAGGAGTACGAGACGCTCATCCTCAACGCCGAGGAGCGCATCCTGCAAATCGAGCGGCGGCTGTTCGCCGAATTGACCCAGTTCGTTGGCGGCTTCGGCGAGCGCGTCCTGGCCACGGCCGCGGCGCTGGCCGAGCTGGACGTGGCCGCGGCGCTGGCCGAGGTGGCGGCCTTGAACGCCTACGTCCGCCCCGTGTTGACCGACGGCATCGGCCTGCATATCGAGAACGGGCGGCATCCCGTGGTCGAAGGCGCGCTCGGCCGCGGCGGGGTGGCCGGCGCGCCGCGTGGGGCGCGCTTCGTGCCCAACGATGCTCACTTCGACGACGCCTCGCTGATCCAGATCATCACTGGCCCCAACATGAGCGGTAAATCCACCTATTTGCGACAGGTGGCGCTCATCGCCCTGATGGCCCAGATCGGCAGCTTCGTCCCCGCCTCGTCGGCCACCATCGGCCTGGTCGACCGCATCTTCACCCGCATCGGGGCGCACGACGAACTCCACGCCGGGCGCTCGACGTTCATGGTCGAGATGGTGGAGACGGCCGAAATACTCCACCACGCCACCCACCGGTCGCTGCTCATCCTCGATGAGATCGGCCGCGGCACCAGCACCTATGACGGCATGTCGCTGGCCTGGGCCATCGTCGAATTCCTGCACAATCACCCGCGCCTCAATCCGCGCACGCTCTTCGCCACCCACTACCACGAGTTGATCGGCCTGGCCGACCTGCTGCCCAACGTCGCCAACTACAACGTCGATGTCGCCGAGGAGGGGGGCGAGGTGACCTTTTTGCACCGCATCGTGCCCGGCGGGGCGGATCGCAGCTACGGCATCCACGTCGCCCAGTTGGCCGGGCTGCCGCGCGACGTGATCCTGCGGGCCAACGAAATCTTGAAGGACCTGGAGCGCCACGCGCCAACGGCGGCCGTCGAGCCGAGCCGCCTGTCGACCGGCCAGCAGATCGCCCTCTTCCCCGAATCCAGCCCCATCCTTGACGAGTTGGCCGCGCTGGATGTCAACGCCCTGACGCCGTTGCAGGCCATCAATAAGCTGTACGAGTGGAAGCAGCGCTACACCAGCAAAGAAATGTAA
- a CDS encoding dual specificity protein phosphatase family protein — MNPFHWLFDKFYPLIRFVYERLGGHRWFDKVGPQLWLGGAPTYERDYQFLLDNGITAVLDMRAEREGDRAFYDRHGINYRRLEVLDATVPADPYLSEGADWIDEQIEDGRTVLVHCAKGRGRSATLVAAYMMRHEALPYDECRDLMKEARPLVKLEDRHRRRLEAWHGRTQSGEVKQ; from the coding sequence ATGAATCCATTCCATTGGCTTTTTGACAAGTTCTACCCGCTCATCCGTTTCGTCTACGAACGCCTCGGCGGCCATCGCTGGTTCGACAAGGTCGGGCCGCAACTGTGGCTGGGCGGCGCGCCGACGTATGAGCGCGACTATCAATTCCTGCTCGACAACGGCATCACCGCCGTGCTCGACATGCGCGCCGAACGCGAGGGCGACCGCGCCTTCTACGACCGCCACGGCATCAACTACCGCCGGCTGGAAGTGCTCGACGCCACGGTGCCGGCCGATCCGTATCTGAGCGAAGGCGCGGACTGGATCGACGAACAGATTGAGGACGGCCGCACCGTGCTGGTCCATTGCGCCAAGGGGCGCGGGCGGTCGGCCACGCTGGTGGCCGCCTACATGATGCGCCACGAAGCGTTGCCCTACGACGAGTGCCGCGACCTGATGAAAGAGGCCCGGCCGCTGGTGAAACTCGAGGATCGCCACCGCCGCCGCCTGGAAGCGTGGCACGGCCGCACCCAATCCGGCGAGGTCAAACAATGA